The Sphaerospermopsis torques-reginae ITEP-024 genome has a window encoding:
- a CDS encoding Uma2 family endonuclease, whose amino-acid sequence MISTTAISPILTIPPLENGDKLTRHEFERRYHAMPNLKKAELIEGVVYVASPVRAKQHGKPHARIMTWLGTYEAATPGVEALDNTTVLLDTDNEPQPDALLRIETNGQSRINEDDYVEGAPELIVEIAASSASYDLHEKLKVYRRNQVQEYLIWRVYDYQFDWFRLQKGEYIQLQPNADNIICSQVFPGLWLDKTALLGGDLGKVLTVVQQGLASPEHENFISRLSS is encoded by the coding sequence ATGATATCTACTACTGCAATTTCTCCCATCTTAACTATTCCCCCCCTAGAAAACGGCGACAAATTAACCCGTCATGAATTTGAACGGCGTTATCATGCCATGCCGAATTTGAAAAAAGCCGAATTAATTGAAGGAGTAGTTTACGTGGCATCACCTGTTAGAGCAAAACAACATGGTAAACCCCATGCTCGCATTATGACTTGGTTAGGAACTTATGAAGCAGCTACACCAGGCGTGGAAGCACTGGATAATACTACCGTCCTTCTTGATACAGATAACGAACCACAACCGGATGCTTTATTAAGAATTGAAACAAACGGACAATCAAGAATTAATGAGGATGATTATGTAGAAGGTGCGCCAGAATTAATAGTAGAAATTGCCGCTTCTAGTGCTTCCTATGATTTACATGAAAAACTCAAAGTTTATCGTCGTAATCAAGTCCAAGAATATTTAATCTGGCGAGTTTATGACTATCAATTTGATTGGTTTAGGTTACAAAAAGGAGAGTATATTCAACTTCAACCCAATGCAGATAATATAATTTGTTCCCAAGTATTCCCTGGTTTATGGTTAGATAAAACAGCATTATTAGGAGGAGATTTAGGAAAAGTGTTAACCGTTGTCCAGCAGGGTTTAGCAAGTCCAGAACATGAGAATTTTATTAGTAGATTATCTAGTTAG